One window of Quercus robur chromosome 12, dhQueRobu3.1, whole genome shotgun sequence genomic DNA carries:
- the LOC126708587 gene encoding peptidyl-prolyl cis-trans isomerase CYP21-4-like isoform X1 translates to MARIKPQALLQQSKKKKGPARMSLTTIILFSLIVVLIVFFLFSTYRHWTHRSRFQSGNGLFISEGENEFRDPKKSDVPGYAVLNTSKGHIAVELYKESSPEVVDEFIDLCQKGHFNGMPFNHVIKHTVIQAGKNQEFGASEDWTSRGKHYSQLDSSSLKHEAFMLGTSKGKRDNKGFELFITTAPIPNLNEKVIVFGRVIKGEDVVQEIEEVDTDENYEPKSSIGIINVSLRQKI, encoded by the exons ATGGCAAGAATCAAACCTCAAGCTCTGCTACAACAaagcaaaaagaagaaggggCCGGCTCGAATGAGTCTCACTACTATCATTCTATTCAGTTTGATTGTTGTGTTGATTGtgttttttctgttttctaCATACAGACATTGGACTCACAG GTCAAGATTTCAATCAGGCAATGGCTTATTCATTTCTGAG GGTGAGAATGAATTTAGGGATCCAAAGAAATCTGATGTCCCTGGATATGCT GTTTTGAATACCTCAAAAGGCCATATAGCAGTGGAACTTTACAAGGAAAGTTCTCCTGAAGTTGTTGATGAATTCATTGACTTATG TCAAAAGGGGCACTTCAACGGGATGCCTTTTAACCATGTTATAAAACACACTGTGATTCAGGCAGGAAAAAACCAAGAGTTTGGAGCATCAGAAGATTGGACTTCGAGAGGAAAGCATTACAGTCAACTTGACTCAag caGTCTGAAACACGAAGCTTTCATGCTTGGAACTTCTAAGGGTAAACGTGATAACAAAGGATTTGAGCTGTTCATTACAACTGCACCAATCCCTAATTTAAATGAGAAGGTTATTGTATTTGGGCGGGTCATCAAGGGAGAGGATGTTGTTCAG GAAATTGAAGAGGTGGATACAGACGAAAATTATGAACCTAAATCTTCTATTGGGATCATCAACGTGAGCCTGAGACAGAAAATATGA
- the LOC126708587 gene encoding peptidyl-prolyl cis-trans isomerase CYP21-4-like isoform X2, which produces MARIKPQALLQQSKKKKGPARMSLTTIILFSLIVVLIVFFLFSTYRHWTHRSRFQSGNGLFISEGENEFRDPKKSDVPGYAVLNTSKGHIAVELYKESSPEVVDEFIDLCQKGHFNGMPFNHVIKHTVIQAGKNQEFGASEDWTSRGKHYSQLDSSLKHEAFMLGTSKGKRDNKGFELFITTAPIPNLNEKVIVFGRVIKGEDVVQEIEEVDTDENYEPKSSIGIINVSLRQKI; this is translated from the exons ATGGCAAGAATCAAACCTCAAGCTCTGCTACAACAaagcaaaaagaagaaggggCCGGCTCGAATGAGTCTCACTACTATCATTCTATTCAGTTTGATTGTTGTGTTGATTGtgttttttctgttttctaCATACAGACATTGGACTCACAG GTCAAGATTTCAATCAGGCAATGGCTTATTCATTTCTGAG GGTGAGAATGAATTTAGGGATCCAAAGAAATCTGATGTCCCTGGATATGCT GTTTTGAATACCTCAAAAGGCCATATAGCAGTGGAACTTTACAAGGAAAGTTCTCCTGAAGTTGTTGATGAATTCATTGACTTATG TCAAAAGGGGCACTTCAACGGGATGCCTTTTAACCATGTTATAAAACACACTGTGATTCAGGCAGGAAAAAACCAAGAGTTTGGAGCATCAGAAGATTGGACTTCGAGAGGAAAGCATTACAGTCAACTTGACTCAag TCTGAAACACGAAGCTTTCATGCTTGGAACTTCTAAGGGTAAACGTGATAACAAAGGATTTGAGCTGTTCATTACAACTGCACCAATCCCTAATTTAAATGAGAAGGTTATTGTATTTGGGCGGGTCATCAAGGGAGAGGATGTTGTTCAG GAAATTGAAGAGGTGGATACAGACGAAAATTATGAACCTAAATCTTCTATTGGGATCATCAACGTGAGCCTGAGACAGAAAATATGA